GCGTATTAATTAAGCATGTTAATTAGAGTAATGCAACTTAGATATTGAAAAGCACGTGAATGATTACCTATTATCAGTGATTTGAAGATGGTAGCCAGAcaaatttgcagcttctctAAGAGCATTTCTCCACTGCTTTAccctttcttgtttttcttcacGTTTCTTGTCATCTTTTTCTTTACGAATGTTCTTTTTGTGTTTCTTAAATGCTTGGGCTAAAACTCCATTCTGGTTCCTGACATGTGAAGGATCAACGTGATAGAATATTGGCAAAACATGGCGCTCCAGTTTGTCTCTGCACTCGATGATCTTCATCAGCTCATTAAGACACCAACTCGAACTCGCATACCTCTTTGAGAAGACAATGATAGAGATCTTCGATTCTTCGATTGCCTGGAACAGTTCTTTTTGTATTTCTTCCCCTCTTTTTAGATCGTCCTCATCAATATAAGCCTGGTATCCCCTGTCCGTTAATGCCCTGTGGAGGTGGCCCGTGAAACCATTGCGTGTGTCTACACCGCTGAAGCTCAAGAACACGTCGTAATTCCAAAGTTTTGACTTGGAGGACGATGAAGAGGAGGCTTCGTGGGTCGTCATGGCGGTATCCACCATTATGGCGCTGCAGTGGTTCAGATCACGACTGAAAAATGGCAGTAGTTGTGCTCGTGCTGTCGAACGGATGATCCTGAAATACCTAAACCCAAGTCAAGCTCCTTCAGTCAACAAGAACAAAGttttaatataataatgttgGTGTATGGACTTGAGAAACGACATAATGTTGGCCGGAAagtgcagagaaagagagaggaaaagaCGAATGAAAGGAGAAAAGACTATCCAAATGATTCTTGGCTGTGATTACAGCTATTCATAGGAGAAACAATGGACATATTTTCATAGGAGAAACAACCTGCCCATCTTCatttataatatatttcaacAGAGATATTTTAATAGGAGAAACAACTTTCGTTTGTACTAGAAATTTTTACCCGCGTGTTGCTACGTGATTTGAAATTGTAAGAAAGATTATCTTTGAAATATATAATAGATTGTGTGATTGAAGATTAATACTATTTACATTGAAAACGTTGGAAAAAGTTTTACATACAAAAGATTTTACGATACAATCCACATCAAAAGATGGTAAATTTTTTTCTATCTACATGCATTAAGTTATGGAatgatatatagatatatatatataactgagTTCCAGAATACGTAAACTTCataacttggaaattttttgaCAAATTAATCAGATTCAACTGTGGGATAGCAAGGTCGCCTATAAAGTTGTGAAGTCGTGGAAGCATAAAGGACAAATAACAAATGAGTTTTGAGAAATTATTCCACAAATGTCATTTTGCAAAATGTATTAAAGACGATTGGTACAAGATTAGTAATCATGAGTAGTgtaacaacatcaacaaaataacTATAATCCATAGTTGAACATAATTCAAATTTCGtttgcaaaaacaaaagaaaaagaaaacagactTACAATAATTCAGCCTTCAATCCTGAAGTCCTACTCAAAGAGCCAAACTTGAATGCAAGCTTTCTGAAATCTTCCAAACAATACAGATAAAAAGGTAACATCCTAGTCAGAAACGAACCGAGGTGCAAGCTTTCTTAGAAACCCAGATGACAAAATCAacaaaagagaatggaaaaatGACTTACACTTTTAAGGCATGCTCAAATCTTGATCTAAAATTTGTGGTGGGTCGATTGTTGGCCACCAACTCTAAATGAAGAATTCATCAGAAACTAGAAATTTAAACAAAGAATTTTCCAAAATCAACATTTACTAAAAACCAGTTACTTGGTTATCATGCATGATGGCTTGCCAAAGACTGAATTAAGGAATGCACAACTTTACTTTTTATGATTATTTTCAATGATAGCTAAAAGGTCAGATCcaaatgaaaataaaacttaGGACTTCACAAAACCAATTAAAAATCTAATTCCAAAGTTACAAACACCCACCAAATGATTCCAGATAAAGTTTTAAACTCAACGTCAGACCCAAATGAAATTAAAAGTTAGGACTTCACAAAACCAATTGAAAATCTGattccaaagttccaaacaCCCACCAAATGATTCCGGATAAAGTTTAAACTCAAAAACccaacagaaacaaaagcattGGTGTGAATTAACTGTATCTAATtgaagaaactaaaacaaaagtaaagcaAAGTACATACCTCAAAATGTCAAGCAACTAAGTTCTTCCTCCGACGACCCAAAATTCTGAAAATTCCACACAAAAAAAGAGTAAGCCCATTAGCAATTCATAGCTTTCAAAATTAGCAAAAACTTGGGCAACAATAAAGACGCGTTGAGAACCATCACTCTTTCTCCTTATATATTTGAAAAGATATTTTATAAGCAGTTTATGTAGTCATTCAGATCATGTTGCATATAAATTCCTTTTCTACAGAGTTCATAAAAGTATGGCAGTTTATGGTATCTGTTGAATGACATGGTTGAAAGatttcaaattgatatattcaatttttatgtgTAAAACTATAACATATAGCTAAAGCTATTGGGTCTATATATCCATATCAATCATGTCGTAATTGAATGTTTATCAATGTAAATAGATGATTTCAGTCATGTGATAACATGTTTCTTGATAGTATACGCTGAAGATTGGTCTAAGTGGGATATGAATCGACCAAAATCTTAAGAAGAGACTCTTTTAACTTTTAACCAAAAATGAACACCACAGTACTACACTAAGTTTTATCATGCATAAAATACACAACACTGATTGCCacttttagaaaacaacaaaacactcaaaacccagaaacagaaaCACACTTTAGGACTCAAACTCCCCAAAAACAtatgagagagatagagagatagagagagagagagagagagagagagagagagagaataaaaacaatattatttttcacacaaactcaaaattgcttataaaattacaaatcaaaacaaatgaAAGCAAATCCAAAATTGCCCTAAATTAAATCTGATTAGTTAAATGTTTGTTGCCCTACAAATGTCATTACACCCGACAAAACTTGCTTTGAAGTTGATATTTTGGTCAATCCGGGGGAAAATGAGCTATTGCTTTTGGAGCAGTTGTCATGGAGATTACCATCTCCCTGTTGAATGATCTAAAAAAGGACTTACAGCTTCTGGTGGCCATAATAATTTAGGAGGTCCTTCGCTCCAGATTTTCTCAATAACTTTCCTTTTCGTGGCTGGTAGGATTGCAACTCCAAGAATTGCTCTGAAGagatatatgcaaacaaaatcAAACTAAAACTAAGCTGTTGGAAGAAATTTAGAAAACACAAACACCACAACTCAGAGTTAAAGTCAACAGAAACCAAATGGTAGaagttgaaaaaaatatatggtgATGAATCGAGAACTTCATTAAACTAACAGCAATAAAATCTCATATAATCtgtcaaaaaccaaaaaagagaGAGGTAATTTCAAAACCTTGTAACGCTGAGGCGTCGTACAGTTGTAGTAATAATATATGGTTGATGCACCTGTTGCTCAATCAAATCCTCTGTCtggctaaaaaaataaaaatctataaATACATTCACGTCCAATTTATGAGAAATCATGGGAAAGTAAATGCACTGATAACGGAATTATGAATATGAACttgccaaaaagaaaaagaaaacttctTATAGTGTGCCAAGAACATCCTCCTACTCCTAGCAATTTTTTAATGGCATTGTCCACTTCTCAATTCATAATTCAACCAATAACTCAAAGTCTATAGTGTTTGAAAAAGTGATATCTTAGTTGATCACGATGATAATTAAGCAGATTAAATGATGACCCATAAAGCATACAaattcagaaaagaaaaggttCAAAACTGTCATGAGAAAATACAGAATATATAAACAGGAAATCAAAAAAAGAGAAgtgaaaaaggaagaaacaaccaaacaaaattatTAGGTTTGGGATATACCTTTATCTGAAACGCCACAATCATCAAAGTCAAActtaaacaacaacaacaacaacaacaacaacaaagccttttcccactaagtgggaaAGTCAAACTTAAACAATCCAAAAATTTGTGGAAAATACCAATAAATGCTCAACTAAAAACGAAAGAAACGTAGAATAAGTTTACCTGTTCTGCCCCTAATTAAACTGGAATACAATTCACCACtaatattccttggtgtatgcttttcgcagacgatatagtgttgatagatgaaactcaggaaggggtaaatgcaaagcttaacctttggagagaagtgttggaatctaaaggtcttcgcctaagccgatcaaagacagaatatatggagtgcaagttcagtgcaaatggaggccaaaacgagttaggggtgaggatcggagatcaagaaatactaaagagcgaccgttttcgttacctaggatctatcttgcaaaagaacggagaattagatggagatctcaaccatagaatacaagctggatggatgaagtggaagagtgcatccggcgtgttatgtgaccgccgtatgccactgaagctcaagggaaaattttataagacggcaataaggccggcgatgctgtatggcacagaatgttgggcggtgaaacatcaacacgtacacaaaatgggtgtagcggagatgaggatgcttcgttggatgtgtgggcacacgagaaaggataagattaggaatgaggatatccggggtaaagtaggagtagccgaaattgtaggaaagatgagagaaaatcggttacggtggtttggacatgtgcaaagaaggcctactgacgctccgattagaagatgcgactatgggacagaggttcagggccgaaggtgtagaggaagacctaggaaaactttggaagagactctaagaaaagacttagagtatttggatctaacgaaggacatgacacaggatcgagcacaatggcgttctaagattcatatagccgatcccactcagtgacttggattttccaagtctccaaccgagaagttttcctcactcggaaaattaagggaacactaccccaacctacatgctccactcagaaagcttcaacatacaagcttcaacaaaagaaaattcaaagaacttagcgaagaaggctttggtgtatctaacacaatacgttgaaatgaaggaaagcttatttattgatatccccgataagctacaaatatgtacatatacatgagtcaaaataaacacacaagagggagccttcacaaaggttgcttaggagaagtctcagcagtcggtagagccccagaaagagaaggcaccggagggggatcatttggagcctcagtactggacagaaccctagaaggaggaggcatcagaggttgatcatttggagcttcattacgcggtacagccccagaagacgaaggcaataaatgcctttggaacaaacccacaaatctctgatgatcaagtaaaacctgaccatcagtttccttcatctggtcaagcttcctcttcatgtttgtagcatagtcatgtgcgagccggtgcaactgtttattctcatgcttgagccctctaatctcctgtttgagactcatcacttcagccgccaatgattcaacttggcaggttcgagcaaataggcgttgggccatattagacacagaacctgcacactgaacactgagagccagcgaatccttaacagctaactcatcagaccgtttggaaagtagtctgttatctttgggagtgagaaggttcctggccaccaccgcagcggtcatatcattcttcatcacggaatccccaacggtaagaggaccagtaggggagacgaaggatgggcgccatatgttgtctggagaaggcggggctgcctcttcaacaaggttcaagtcaaaacaacggtcggaggggccagacattttcaaaggtgttgaagagagaagaggtcggacaaatcaagatcttagaagtgcaagaatgaagcttctactggtggagattcaagtgtgctttggaacttaatgccagcccctataaaaatctgcactcaacggagcttcaaaaatcgaagaggcgcctgctcagaaatcgaagaggcgtttgctttctcaaaagctgggctgcttagagatcacgagggttggtctcagaaatcgaagaggcgtttgctttctcaaaagttgggctgctcaaagacctcgaaggctgatctcataaatcgaagaggcgctcgctttctcaaaagctgggctccccagagaccacgagggccgatctcagaaatcgaagaggcacctacttttccagccttgtcagcacctgtcacacgcacactcagctttgcggaaattatgggcattctgtcgaagacttctggggaagtagaaaacacatgaatcttactgttcaatcacccacttcccacacgcaacaatagctcatgggtaccacagataactttgtcaaagttctctgccaaagttgagcacgtgaagcttgcagctcccactacatcgctctgatcaagaagggtaaaagaatagcaaagaaacagcactaacaaagtttagacccataaattttgaaggtctagctaccatattattacccacaagggtaaaggaacagtaccactgctggataattggaaagtccctatgtgtcaacctctgtgcttcgtggcaaggtagactagcaaacatgcccaacctttactcacattcgagaaaacactcccaataagattgcttgctccaaaatcgaagaggcaccgtcctccgaatctcgagagccagactcccaacatgactactttcttaaaaatcgaagagagggtaaaggaacagtaccattgttggataattggaaagtccctgtgtgtcaacctctgtgcttcgtggcaaggtagactagcaaacatgcccaacctttactca
This is a stretch of genomic DNA from Malus domestica chromosome 02, GDT2T_hap1. It encodes these proteins:
- the LOC139188709 gene encoding uncharacterized protein; the protein is MSGPSDRCFDLNLVEEAAPPSPDNIWRPSFVSPTGPLTVGDSVMKNDMTAAVVARNLLTPKDNRLLSKRSDELAVKDSLALSVQCAGSVSNMAQRLFARTCQVESLAAEVMSLKQEIRGLKHENKQLHRLAHDYATNMKRKLDQMKETDGQVLLDHQRFVGLFQRHLLPSSSGAVPRNEAPNDQPLMPPPSRVLSSTEAPNDPPPVPSLSGALPTAETSPKQPL